CGCACTGTTCAGCAAACCAGAGCCGGTGCAGTATCGGGAGAAAATACGCCGCATTGAGCAGGCTGCTGATCACCAGCACCGCCACTACCCAATCCATACCGACCGCCAGTGCACCGCTGCCCATGGTCCACTTGGTAATAAACCCCGCCAACGGTGGGGCACCAATCATGCCAAAGGCGCCCAGGGTAAACGCCACCGAGGTGCCCGGCATGCGTTTGCCGGCGCCATCCAGTTCATCGATGCGGTGCACTCCGAGGGTTTCAGCGTAATTACCGGCACAGAAAAACAGGGTGATCTTCATGATGCCCTGATGCACCAGATGCACCAGGCCACCGGCCACGCCCACGGGCCCGAACAGGCACAGCCCCAGCACGATGTAGGACACCTGGCTGACCGTTGAAAACGCCAGTCGACGTTTCAGGTCAACCTGGTACAGGGCACGGGTGGAGCCATAGATAATGGTGAAGGCTGCCACGACCGAAAGCCCGGCCAGCAGCCCCATGTCTTTGGCCGCTTCCAACCCGTAGATCTCAAAGACCACGCGAATAATGCCAAAGGCACCAGCTTTCACCACCGCCACGGCATGCAACAGGGCACTGACCGGTGCCGGCGCTACCATTGCCTGGGGCAGCCAGCCGTGGAATGGTACCAGGGCTGCTTTTACCCCCAGCCCGACAATCATTAGCACGAAAATGATCGTCAGAGGCCCCTGCATGGAGGGGGCAATGTCTGAGAAGTAGCCCCCTTCCTGGAACCTGAGATCCCCCACCAAGCCGTGCAGCCAGGCAATGGCAAACAGCAAAACCGCACCACCGGTCAGGGTGTAGATAATGTAGTTACGCCCGGCTCGTAGCGCTTTGGTCGTGCCACGATGGACCACCAGCGGATAGGTGGACAGGGTGAGCATTTCGTAGAACAGAAAGAAGGTGAACAGGTTGCCCGCCAGGGCAATACCCATGGTGCTGGCCACACACAGACTGAAAAACCCGAAGAACCGGCTCCGGTTCGGGGAGTCCTCCAGATAACCCACGGCATAGATGGTGGTCAGTAACCACAGCAGGGCAGACAACCCGGCAAACAGCATCGACAGCGCATCGGCCCTCAGCACGAATTCCACACCGGGTACCATGGTGAACGCGGCCTCGTATTCGCGCCCCTGGGCCACACCCCAGATCATCATGCCCACCAGTGCGATCTTCAGGATGGCAGCGACAAGGTTGATGGTGGTCCTGAGCCTGAACCCTCTCTCCGGCAGTGCAAAAAGGACCACCGAAGCCACCAGCGACGTCATCAGCGCAAAGACCGGCATTAAAACGCTCAGATTCATGGGCCAGCCCCCTCAAACGGCAGGGACATCACCGACAACACCGGCTCCGCCACCAGGCCGAGGCCAAGCGACAGCAACGCCAGAATCATCGGTATCACCTCCAGGCTCCTGGATGGGTGATAGAACTGGTCCGTGTCTGTCGCTTCAATAAACGACGCCCGGTAAACCCGGAAGACATAGGCAGCCGAAAGCAAGCCACCCGCCAGCAAAACGCCCAGCCACCACCATTGACCACTGGCCAGGCTGGCCTGGAGGAGCAACCACTTCGCGGCAAAGCCCCCGGTAGGCGGCAGCCCCATCAACGACACCCCGGCCAGCCCGAAAGAAAACAGCGAAAACGGCAGGAACCGGCTGACACCCGCCAGGGCATCTACCCGGTTGCTGCCTACCGACATGATCAGATTGCCGGCCGCCAGGAACATCGCGGCCTTGGCCAGGGCATGGCTGACCACCTGCAGGGTAATGCCCTGTTGCGCTTGCTGGGAGATGGCCTCGGTCACGCCCCAGGTGAGCGGGAACAGCAAAAACAGATAGCCAATCTGCGCCACGGAGGAATAGGCAACCACCTGCTTCAGTTTGACCTGCCGGAACGCCAGCCAACTGCCCCAGATAACCGCCAAACTACCCAGCACTCCTATCAACTGGGCCAGTACATAGCCGCCCAAGTGGCCGCCCAGGTCCAGCCATAGCCTGGCGGCGATATAGAACGAGGCTTTGACCACTAACGCAGACAACAGCGCACTGACCGGCGACCTGGCGATGCCATGGGCCGGCGGCAACCAACCGTGCATCGGGAACAGCGCGGTTTTCAGGGCCAGGCCCAGCAGCATCAGGATCAGCGGGAAGGTCAGGCCCGACTGAACATCACCGCTATTCATCAGCTCGGTCACGCCTGCCAGCGACAGGGTGCCAAACTGGCCGTAAATCAGGGCCACACCAAGCAGGTACGCCAGGGAACCCAGCAAAGCCGCCATCAGGTAGCGAATGGCAGCCCTGAGTGCGTCCGCCTGGCCGCCCAACGCCACCAGCCCCACGGCGGCAAGGCTGATCAGCTCCAGCCCCACATACAGATTGAACAGATCGCCGCCCAACCAGACCGCATTCAGCCCGGCCCACAGAAACCAGAACAGCGGCCAGAAATATCGGTGCCACGGCTTGCCAGGGTCCAGGTAGATGCTGGCGTGCCAGCCGCAAGCGGCCGCGACCAGGGCCGTCAGCAACACAAAGGTTACCGCCAGGCCATCCACCCGCAGCTCAATGCCCAGGGGCGCCTGCCAACCGCCAAGCAGGTAAAGAAACCCGCCGTCGCTGGCCACGGCGGCCCACAAGCCCAGAGACACCAACACCTGCACCAGGATTCCAAGCCAGGTCACCACCCGGCCTTTGCTGAAATCCAGCAACAGGGTCAGCACCGCCCAGGCCAGGGGTGTGAACAACAATCCCGCCATTAACCACAAGGTCATTCGGGAGCACCCTCCCGGTTCACAGCCCGAGCCTTGGGCCGGGCATTTTCCCGGGCCGGCTCAGCCAGCGTAGTCTGGCCTGACAAATGGTAGTACCGGCGGATTAACACCACGGCCAGGGCCGTCGCGGCAATAGCCACCACAATGCCCGTGAGCACCAGGGCCTGGGGCACAGGATCTGGCTGACCGTTGCGCTGGGCCAGACCCACCATGATCAGGAAGACGCCGGAACCGATCAGGTTGAACGCCATCAACTTGCGCAGCAGGTGCTGCAGGCGTAAAAACCCGAACAGGCCAATACCACATAAGGCAACGCCAGCGAATGCATACAACAAGGCCGAGGTCATCCGCGCTCCCCTTCTTCCGGCTCTTCAGCGCCGTTAACCGGTGCCGACACAAACAGAGCCAGCAATACCATCGCAATGGAGAACGTAAGCACGGTTTCGATGACCAGGATCAGAGGTTTGTTAAAGGCTTCCGGGTACGCCAGGAATGCATCGCCAGCCATGGCACTGGCCACTGCCACCAGAAGGAATACGGAAAAGCCCAGGGCCAGCCCCAAACGCAACAACACGCCGGGGCGCAGAAACTCCATCGGAATCCCGCCAAGGCGCATCATCACGCCCGACGCCGCCAACACGGCCCCGGCCTGAAACGCTCCCCCGGGGCGGTCGGAACCCGCCCACAACAGGTAGCCGGCAAGTACCAGCATCAGCGGCACAAACCAGCGCTGCAGGGCATACAACAAGGAATCTGAAGTGCGCAGGAGAGGATCTTCCAGGGACGTCGTTTTCGCCATGGAGATACCCGCAATCCCGGCGATGACCAACACGCCGATCTCAAGTAGCGTGTCGTAACTGCGAAAGTTCAACAACACAGCGGTGATCGGATGCTCTACCCCACTGGCCTCCAGGTTCTCCGCCAGCAGTCCGGGCAGGTCGACCGGCGCCTGGGTACCGGAAATGTGCCAGACCGTGATCATCAGGGCACCGGCAAAGGCCAGACACACGGCGGCGAGGATGGTAACGCCAAAAAAACGCCTCATCCCGACGCCCCGCCCTTGTCATTGCCTTCACCACCACAACGCCGGTTGTAGCCCAAATGCCTGGCTGCATCCAGCAGCAACACGCCGGTCAGGCCGGCACCGATGGCGGCTTCTGCCAGGGCAATGTCCGGCGCCTGCAGGCGAACCCAGGCCAGTGCCATCAGCAGGCCAAAGGCGATAAACATCACCACCGCCCGAAACAGGTTTGCAGACCACAACACCCCGATCGCGGTCGACAACAGCGCCAGCACCAAGATGGAGTCCACCAGCCAGTCAATCATCAGCTGCCTCCTGAACCGCGGAATGCTCCGGGCGCACATGAACGGCGCGGGCAATCAGGTGCGCAGACGTTGCGCTGGCAGCCAGAGCTGCGGCCCAGATCAATACCATTTTTACGCCACCCGCCAGCGACGGCGCCAGTGGCAAAAGCGCCAGCACAATAAAGCCCAACCCGAGGTTGTCCACCTTGGTCAGGGCATGGATACGAGTCAGGGTGTCGGAGAATCGGAACAGGCCGAGGGTGCCCACGGCAAAAAACAGACAACCGAGAACCAACAACACCACCTGAACCGCAATCACGGCAGAATCAATCATGGCGGCCTCCGTCATCATCCACGGGCTGTTCGATGCGCACCACCCGGGTCACAAACGCCACGATCGCGAGTACCGACAACACCGCCAGTGTCAGCGCCACATCCATCAGGGCAGGCATGGATTGGGCATAGGACAGCACCAGTAACAGGGCCACGCCGGTTGTGCCAAACAGTTGTGATGCCAACATCCGGTCTGCCGGCTCCGGCCCCCGCCAGATGCGGATCAGGGCAATCAACAGGGTCAGCAACAGGAAGGCCGCAACGGCATTGAGTATCAGGGTCACTGCACCGCCCTCCCGATGTCGTTCAGGGAGAGCCCGAAAACCCGCGCCACCTGCCGCTCAGTCTCCCGCACGTCCTGCTCTACTGGCTCTCGGGTATCCAGGCAGTGCAGGGTCAATTGATCGCCCTCAAGCAAAGCGCTCAGGGTGCCGGGCATAAGGGACAGGGTGTTGGCCAGCAGCCAGCGAGGGCTGCCCTCGGGCAAGTAAAGGGTCAGGGTGATTTCACCGGGGTGAACCGGCAAGGCCGGTGACAGCAAACGCCGGGTGACATCCAGACCGGCCACCACCGAGCGGCTGAGAAAATAGCCGAGAAACAACATCAGCCCGAGGGGCCGGAGGTGATAACCGGATGGGGGAAACAGGCGTACCGACAGCCAGGTCACCAACGCGGTCACCCCCAGGCCAAAGCCCAGGGCAGACGTTTCACCGAGCGTTAGCGCCCACCAAACCACCAATAACGCAGCGCCACGGAGCAACAAACTGAGGGCGGGTAACGATGGCGCTGACTGCATAGGGTCTCCTGTCCCGGGGTTCAACAGGGTCTTGGTTCGCTAACTCCCTGTTAAAGTTCCCAAAAGCCTAACACAGTCTGCCCGCCGGCCGGAAAACAAGCCCCGCAGGCAGCCCAGTCACCCGCCCACTACCGCCGGCTTACCAACTGTAGACGCCCCGGTTCAAACCATCACGAAAAGCACTGATCACCTTGGCACCACGAAGTGTTGCGCCGGTGTAGCCGTCAATATCATCCACCACGTTCTCTGGCTCATACAACCGGAAAATCGCCTCCATCGGCTCGCCTTCCAGGCGCTCCGTGATCTGCTGATACTGACCCAATACCGGGTAAAGCTCGGCGGAACTGTCCATCTTCAAATAGTCTTCATCCCTATAGAACAGGTGGCGGTAGGACATCCCCTTGATTCGCCCGCCTTCAAGCCGGAACTGCAGGCTTACCTGAATCTGCCCACGGTCGATGAAGTTGCCCCGGTAGGTGCCATCCAGATAATTACCCGGCGCCAAACCCAGCAGCATTCGGCCAAGGCGGTCATCAACAGTCGCGGGTTTTGTGGCCGAATCTGCGGTTTCAACCGGCACTGGTGCCGGGGCGCCGCCGTCAATCACGCCGATCCGATAATCCTCCAGCCGGGCAGCGGCCCGAGGGCTGTGGGGGCGACCGTTGCCCTTATCGAGCCAGGCCGACGTTGCTTCTTTGCCGCACCAGCGGGTGAAGACCTCTTCCTCCGTGGGGTGATTCGGCAGGTACTCGGTGAGGTCGTATACCACACCGTCAATCACCTTCCAGCAGCTGCCGGCATGATTGTGTTCAGCCACATCATCGAGCCGGAAAACCGACTCACCATTTGCGTTCTCAGCGGTACCACCTGCTGTGGGTTCGGGGTTGCCCTGAACCAGGTTAACCACCACCAATGTCAGAACCACGCTGACAAAGGCAACAAATCCTGTATAGGCAATTCGGTTGCTGGTCATAGGAAATCAAACGCCTCCGTGTGAATGCGATGGGCGGGCACGCCTTCGTGCCTGAGCAGGGTTTGCAGGTGATTGATCATGCCCGGCGGCCCGCACAGGTAGATGTCCCGTTCGGCGAAATCCGGGCAGCGCTCAGCCAGATAATCCCGGGTGATCACGCCGTGTTCGTTCATGTAGTGCGTGTGAACCTCAAAGCCATCACAGGCCTCGGCAATGCGGACCAGCTCGTCCTGGTAATAGGCCCTTTCCGGCCGGTTGGCCAGATAGAACAAACAGGCATCCGGCGCCTGAACCGCACTGTTCCCAACCCTGTCCCGCGCGCCAGAGACAAACGGCGTGATGCCGATACCGCCGGCCAACCACAACTGCTTGCGCGGTTCACCGGGCAGGCCAGCACCCTTCTGCGCCAAAGCCTCATTCTCAAAAAAGGTCCCGTAAGGGCCTTCGATTCGCACCTCTGCCCCCGGCTTGATGTCCAGCAACGCCCGAGTGGCATCGCCGACCGCTTTAATGCCGATTTTTAGTTCATCATCCCCGGGGCCCGAAGCGATGGTGTAAGGGTGCTCTTCCTTGTACCCGGCCACCAGGGAAGAGTCCATCGGTGTCAGATACACAAACTGACCAGCCCGCCAGCGAATCCCCTTGCCCTTCGGGCGCAGGCGAAGCTCCACCACATCCCGGGCAAGTTTGTCGATGCCGTCTACCACATAGGGTTTCCTGGCCAGCCGGGGTGACAATAACTTACGCCAGGCGATGGCCGCCAAAGCCAGGGCCGAGAGCAACCACCAGACCCAGGCTGTAGCTGAAAGCATCAGGGTATGCACCAACGCCAGCACCAGTGCCGGCGCCGACAGCAGGTGCAGGCGTTTCCAGTTTTGATAGTGCAGAGTGCCAAAGAACCCCAGCGTGGGCGCGATGAAAACCAACATGGTGAGGAAGGCGGCCCAGCCAACCCAGACCTCCCAATGACTCAGGGGCGGGAACAGCGTGGCAACGCTGGCGCCAACAGACGCCGGCAAGATGGCCAACGCCAACAACAACACATGAGCCATCACCAGCATAAAGGCCGAGAACCCTAGCCAGCGGTGAATGGTCCATAGCCGCACCAGGCCACCAAACCAGGGATCCATACCGGGAACACGGGCCGACAAGATACCCGCCAGCAGAAACGCTGACAGGGCAAACACCCCGGCTAGCTCCGCCAGCGAATACAGCCAGCCCTGACTGCCCCAGGGCAAAACCGGAGCAACAACAACGACAGGCAGTAAAAAGAGCCCCAGCAACAACAGGTCGCCGGGGTATTTTCTGAAGGTCATAAACGCTCCATGTCAGTGAGCTATTTAACGTCCTCTCTGGCCCTGCGCCTGGTGCTCCAGCATTTGCTCCATCATCATCTGCATATGCTCCAGGCGCTGTTCCATCATTTCCATTCGCTGCTCGGGGTCCATACCAGCACCACCGGAACGAGACCCCATACCGCCTGCCTGTCCCTTCGGCTGGTTACCCATGCCCTGGCCGCCACCCATCTGGCCCTGGCGCTGTTCCATCATGCCCTGGCCCTGCCCCATACCTTGGCCCATCATGCCGCCACGCATCATCTGCATGTGCTGCTGCATGGATTCCATGTGCTTCTCGCGAATACGCTGGCGCTCGGCATCCGACTTGGCGTTGCGCATTTCCTGCATCATTTCCTGCATCTTAGACATGTTCTGATGGATCTGCTGCATCTGTTCCTGGTTCATCATGCCGCCCCGGGACATTTGCCCGGAGTTGCCCTGGGCGAAAACGAAAAGGGGCGCGGAAACCAGAACGGAACATGCGATTAACCGGGTAAACCTGTTCATGACATTCTCCTTTTCATCAATGTTGATGAGCGTCCACTACAGTTAAGACCATAAAGCTGAATCGAACCTGAAATAGTGGCCAAACCGGCTTCCTCTGTTGGTAAGAATTGACTCAGGTCATCTGCGTGCAAGGCCCCTTCGTTTCCAGAGGTAGAACAATACGGGAATGACCAACAATGCCAGCAGCATAGCACTGACCATACCACCCACCATCGGGGCTGCGATGCGCCCCATTACTTCCGAGCCCGTCCCGGTGCCGAACATGATGGGTAACAGCCCAATGATGATGGAACTTCCGGTCATCATGATCGGCCGAACCCGCAACCCGGCACCATGCAGAACGGCATGCCGGAGAGTTTCACGCCTGGGCTCAAGACCTTTTTGCTCGCAACTCTCAAGCATCGCCTGGTAAGACTGGTTAAGGTACACCAGCATGATGACCCCGATCTCTACGGCAACCCCCGCCAGGGCAATGAATCCCACTCCAACGGCAACCGAAAAGTTGTAACCCAATAGATACATAAACCAGACTGCGCCCACCAGAGCAAACGGCAGTGTGCCCAGGATCATCGCCACCTCAGCAATGCGGCGGAAGCTCATAAACAACAGTATGACAATGATCGCCAGGGTCAGCGGGACCACATAGGTCAGCCTTTCCTTGGCCCGGAGCATGTATTCATATTGGCCGGACCAGGCCACGGAGTAGCCTGCCGGCAGCTGCAGTTCATCATTTACAGCCGCCATGGCCTGTCCTACGTAGCTGCCAACATCAACACCCTCGATGTCCACAAAGGTCCAGCCATTAAGCCGGGCATTCTCACTTTTTATTGCTGGAGGGCCGTCC
The window above is part of the Marinobacter sp. THAF197a genome. Proteins encoded here:
- a CDS encoding complex I subunit 5 family protein, encoding MNLSVLMPVFALMTSLVASVVLFALPERGFRLRTTINLVAAILKIALVGMMIWGVAQGREYEAAFTMVPGVEFVLRADALSMLFAGLSALLWLLTTIYAVGYLEDSPNRSRFFGFFSLCVASTMGIALAGNLFTFFLFYEMLTLSTYPLVVHRGTTKALRAGRNYIIYTLTGGAVLLFAIAWLHGLVGDLRFQEGGYFSDIAPSMQGPLTIIFVLMIVGLGVKAALVPFHGWLPQAMVAPAPVSALLHAVAVVKAGAFGIIRVVFEIYGLEAAKDMGLLAGLSVVAAFTIIYGSTRALYQVDLKRRLAFSTVSQVSYIVLGLCLFGPVGVAGGLVHLVHQGIMKITLFFCAGNYAETLGVHRIDELDGAGKRMPGTSVAFTLGAFGMIGAPPLAGFITKWTMGSGALAVGMDWVVAVLVISSLLNAAYFLPILHRLWFAEQCEPWPHERRWGRLETSAWLLWPPLITAALMLVAGLIANLPFSPLSWAELIVAREVAL
- a CDS encoding complex I subunit 5 family protein, with the translated sequence MTLWLMAGLLFTPLAWAVLTLLLDFSKGRVVTWLGILVQVLVSLGLWAAVASDGGFLYLLGGWQAPLGIELRVDGLAVTFVLLTALVAAACGWHASIYLDPGKPWHRYFWPLFWFLWAGLNAVWLGGDLFNLYVGLELISLAAVGLVALGGQADALRAAIRYLMAALLGSLAYLLGVALIYGQFGTLSLAGVTELMNSGDVQSGLTFPLILMLLGLALKTALFPMHGWLPPAHGIARSPVSALLSALVVKASFYIAARLWLDLGGHLGGYVLAQLIGVLGSLAVIWGSWLAFRQVKLKQVVAYSSVAQIGYLFLLFPLTWGVTEAISQQAQQGITLQVVSHALAKAAMFLAAGNLIMSVGSNRVDALAGVSRFLPFSLFSFGLAGVSLMGLPPTGGFAAKWLLLQASLASGQWWWLGVLLAGGLLSAAYVFRVYRASFIEATDTDQFYHPSRSLEVIPMILALLSLGLGLVAEPVLSVMSLPFEGAGP
- a CDS encoding cation:proton antiporter subunit C; this translates as MTSALLYAFAGVALCGIGLFGFLRLQHLLRKLMAFNLIGSGVFLIMVGLAQRNGQPDPVPQALVLTGIVVAIAATALAVVLIRRYYHLSGQTTLAEPARENARPKARAVNREGAPE
- a CDS encoding MnhB domain-containing protein — protein: MRRFFGVTILAAVCLAFAGALMITVWHISGTQAPVDLPGLLAENLEASGVEHPITAVLLNFRSYDTLLEIGVLVIAGIAGISMAKTTSLEDPLLRTSDSLLYALQRWFVPLMLVLAGYLLWAGSDRPGGAFQAGAVLAASGVMMRLGGIPMEFLRPGVLLRLGLALGFSVFLLVAVASAMAGDAFLAYPEAFNKPLILVIETVLTFSIAMVLLALFVSAPVNGAEEPEEGERG
- a CDS encoding Na(+)/H(+) antiporter subunit B, which encodes MIDWLVDSILVLALLSTAIGVLWSANLFRAVVMFIAFGLLMALAWVRLQAPDIALAEAAIGAGLTGVLLLDAARHLGYNRRCGGEGNDKGGASG
- a CDS encoding cation:proton antiporter, yielding MIDSAVIAVQVVLLVLGCLFFAVGTLGLFRFSDTLTRIHALTKVDNLGLGFIVLALLPLAPSLAGGVKMVLIWAAALAASATSAHLIARAVHVRPEHSAVQEAADD
- a CDS encoding monovalent cation/H+ antiporter complex subunit F → MTLILNAVAAFLLLTLLIALIRIWRGPEPADRMLASQLFGTTGVALLLVLSYAQSMPALMDVALTLAVLSVLAIVAFVTRVVRIEQPVDDDGGRHD
- a CDS encoding Na+/H+ antiporter subunit E encodes the protein MQSAPSLPALSLLLRGAALLVVWWALTLGETSALGFGLGVTALVTWLSVRLFPPSGYHLRPLGLMLFLGYFLSRSVVAGLDVTRRLLSPALPVHPGEITLTLYLPEGSPRWLLANTLSLMPGTLSALLEGDQLTLHCLDTREPVEQDVRETERQVARVFGLSLNDIGRAVQ
- a CDS encoding cytochrome b5-like heme/steroid binding domain-containing protein, producing MTSNRIAYTGFVAFVSVVLTLVVVNLVQGNPEPTAGGTAENANGESVFRLDDVAEHNHAGSCWKVIDGVVYDLTEYLPNHPTEEEVFTRWCGKEATSAWLDKGNGRPHSPRAAARLEDYRIGVIDGGAPAPVPVETADSATKPATVDDRLGRMLLGLAPGNYLDGTYRGNFIDRGQIQVSLQFRLEGGRIKGMSYRHLFYRDEDYLKMDSSAELYPVLGQYQQITERLEGEPMEAIFRLYEPENVVDDIDGYTGATLRGAKVISAFRDGLNRGVYSW
- a CDS encoding ferric reductase-like transmembrane domain-containing protein, which gives rise to MTFRKYPGDLLLLGLFLLPVVVVAPVLPWGSQGWLYSLAELAGVFALSAFLLAGILSARVPGMDPWFGGLVRLWTIHRWLGFSAFMLVMAHVLLLALAILPASVGASVATLFPPLSHWEVWVGWAAFLTMLVFIAPTLGFFGTLHYQNWKRLHLLSAPALVLALVHTLMLSATAWVWWLLSALALAAIAWRKLLSPRLARKPYVVDGIDKLARDVVELRLRPKGKGIRWRAGQFVYLTPMDSSLVAGYKEEHPYTIASGPGDDELKIGIKAVGDATRALLDIKPGAEVRIEGPYGTFFENEALAQKGAGLPGEPRKQLWLAGGIGITPFVSGARDRVGNSAVQAPDACLFYLANRPERAYYQDELVRIAEACDGFEVHTHYMNEHGVITRDYLAERCPDFAERDIYLCGPPGMINHLQTLLRHEGVPAHRIHTEAFDFL